From the Pseudarthrobacter sp. MM222 genome, one window contains:
- the treS gene encoding maltose alpha-D-glucosyltransferase, giving the protein MSFSPTNPNQHFSPKGSFELNAPGLQHDPLWYRKAVFYEVLVRGFADGNGDGSGDFHGLIEKLDYLQWLGVDCLWLPPFFQSPLRDGGYDISDYNSVLDEFGTISDFKRLVAEAHARGVRVIIDLPLNHTSDQHPWFQESRKDPDGPFGDFYVWSDTDEKYEDARIIFVDTEESNWTFDPIRRQFFWHRFFGHQPDLNFENPKVIDALFDVVRFWLDQGIDGFRADAIPYLFEEEGTNCENLPQTHEFLRKLRKMVDESYPGRVIIAEANQPPVEVVEYFGTEEEPECHMAFHFPIMPRLYYALRDQKAAPIIETMKDTPNIPEGAQWGTFLRNHDELTLEMVTADERAAMLGWYAPDPRMRANIGIRRRLAPLLDNSRSEIELINALLLSLPGSPFLYYGDEIGMGDNIWLEDRDAVRTPMQWNPDRNAGFSHADPGKLYLPVIQSLVYNYSMANVEAEAAHSGSLLRWTRQILSVRKNHPAFGLGGFEHVEADHDVVLAYLRELPAGNSAGEDAETILCAFNLSQHPVATTLRVPRFAGRGLRDVFGGQAFPGIGEDGTLTLTLGSHDFFWLRIRSAASNPASPFTQAMPILSIEG; this is encoded by the coding sequence TTGAGTTTCAGCCCCACCAACCCCAACCAGCACTTCAGCCCGAAAGGGTCTTTTGAACTGAACGCACCCGGCCTCCAACACGATCCACTCTGGTACCGCAAAGCGGTGTTCTACGAGGTGCTGGTCCGGGGCTTTGCAGACGGCAACGGTGACGGCTCCGGCGACTTCCATGGGCTGATCGAGAAACTGGACTACCTGCAGTGGCTGGGCGTCGATTGCCTCTGGCTGCCGCCGTTCTTCCAGTCCCCGCTCCGCGACGGCGGCTATGACATCTCGGACTACAACTCCGTGCTTGACGAGTTCGGCACCATCAGCGACTTCAAACGGCTCGTGGCGGAGGCGCACGCCCGCGGCGTGCGTGTCATCATCGACCTGCCGCTGAACCACACCTCGGACCAGCACCCGTGGTTCCAGGAATCGCGCAAGGACCCGGACGGGCCCTTCGGCGACTTCTACGTCTGGAGCGACACGGACGAAAAATACGAAGACGCCCGCATCATCTTCGTCGACACCGAGGAATCCAACTGGACCTTCGACCCGATCCGCCGCCAGTTCTTCTGGCACCGCTTCTTCGGCCACCAGCCGGACCTCAACTTCGAGAACCCGAAGGTCATCGACGCGCTTTTCGACGTCGTCCGGTTCTGGCTGGACCAGGGCATTGACGGCTTCCGCGCCGACGCCATCCCGTACCTCTTCGAGGAGGAGGGCACCAACTGCGAAAACCTGCCGCAGACCCACGAGTTCCTCCGCAAGCTGCGCAAGATGGTCGACGAAAGCTACCCGGGCCGCGTCATCATCGCCGAAGCCAACCAGCCGCCCGTCGAGGTCGTCGAGTACTTCGGCACGGAAGAGGAACCGGAATGCCACATGGCCTTCCACTTCCCCATCATGCCGCGGCTCTATTACGCGCTGCGGGACCAGAAGGCCGCGCCCATCATCGAGACGATGAAGGACACCCCGAACATTCCCGAGGGGGCGCAGTGGGGCACCTTCCTGCGCAACCATGACGAGCTGACCCTGGAAATGGTCACCGCCGACGAACGTGCCGCCATGCTCGGCTGGTACGCGCCGGACCCGCGCATGCGCGCCAACATCGGCATCCGGCGCCGGCTCGCCCCGCTGCTGGATAACTCCCGCTCAGAAATCGAACTCATCAATGCCCTGCTGCTGTCCCTGCCAGGCAGCCCGTTCCTGTACTACGGGGACGAGATCGGCATGGGGGACAACATCTGGCTCGAGGACCGCGACGCCGTCCGCACGCCGATGCAATGGAACCCGGACCGCAACGCCGGGTTCTCCCATGCGGATCCGGGCAAGCTGTACCTGCCGGTGATCCAGTCGCTGGTCTACAACTACAGCATGGCCAACGTCGAGGCTGAGGCCGCCCATTCGGGGTCGCTGCTGCGCTGGACGCGGCAGATCCTCAGCGTCCGCAAAAACCACCCGGCCTTCGGGCTGGGCGGGTTCGAGCACGTGGAAGCCGACCACGACGTCGTCCTCGCCTACTTGCGGGAGCTCCCGGCAGGCAATTCGGCCGGTGAAGACGCTGAAACGATCCTCTGTGCGTTCAACCTCTCCCAGCACCCGGTCGCGACGACCCTGCGGGTGCCGAGGTTCGCCGGGCGGGGGCTGCGGGACGTGTTCGGCGGACAGGCCTTCCCCGGTATCGGCGAGGACGGGACTCTGACCCTGACCTTGGGCAGCCACGATTTCTTCTGGCTGCGGATCCGCTCGGCTGCCTCCAATCCGGCCTCACCCTTCACCCAGGCGATGCCCATCCTGTCCATCGAAGGCTGA
- a CDS encoding 1,4-alpha-glucan branching enzyme, whose translation MTPPTLPPALSGLLGSWLPGQRWFPVKTAEFSFEPVGALSLAPGRVDAEFEVWLLAVTYPTADGNRTDVVHVPLSFRHTPLPGAESALVGETDLAGAAHGDASGVPAAAGAGAPSAVAGQRWIYDGVHDPGFVAAWLDLIRSGGTTPVGNAAGHLVASGFRLPFATGTVKVLSGEQSNSSVIVHDGESAAILKFFRVLSEGQNPEVEIGAALTAGRTVEVPATLGWVTGEWETPTGDPTDGTRTAQGELAVAHEFLAGGLDAWRLAVDAASQGRDFTAEAHALGAATATVHRRLAEFLGVATEAVPGGVIAPGVAERVRQSWAQAGTIVGGYDAALEELLRRLRGYSAGPLQRIHGDLHLGQILQVPGAVGAAPRWAILDFEGEPLRPISERNFPDVPLRDVVGMLRSFDYAAGAAVRESADAAVPAGWVDACAEAFLAGYAEVVPGSIDRDSPLFVALWLDKALYEVIYELRNRPDWLSIPVNASRRLLGSTGSGEPAEAEAEGITMTGSARIDRPGAPLPVDADTLGRVAAGEHHAPHSVLGAHFDDHGHVTIRTVKHLAEAVNVVTAAGAVPMDHESNGVWVAVLDPLEPGHVPDYRLDVTYEGEGPLTVDDPYRYLPTVGEVDLHLIGEGRHERLWDVLGAHVQHYKSVRGDVDGVSFAVWAPNAQAVRVKGDFNGWDGREHSMRSLGSSGVWELFIPGVLAGACYKFEIRTRHGYWVEKADPLAFGTEVPPLTASRVVEPSYVFKDAEWMETRSTRDPHNSPMSVYEVHLGSWRVGLSYRELAKELVDYVKELGFSHVEFMPVAEHPFGGSWGYQVTSYFAPTSRFGHPDEFRHLVDELHQAGIGVLLDWVPAHFPKDEWALARFDGEALYEHADPNLGEHPDWGTLIFDFGRREVRNFLVSNALYWLEEFHIDGLRVDAVASMLYLDYSREEGQWQPNRFGGRENLEAISFLQEVNATVYKTHPGAVMIAEESTAFPGVTAPTSQGGLGFGIKWNMGWMHDSLKYMAEDPYNRRWHHGTVTFSMVYAYTENFLLPISHDEVVHGKGSMLRKMPGDRWQQLANLRAFLGYQWAHPGKQLIFMGTEFGQEAEWSEQHGLDWYLADIPAHHGVQLLTKDLNELYASTPALFELDNDPAGFQWIDGGDSNRNVLTFIRRDKAGDPVVCAFNFSGAPHADFLLGVPAEGSWEEVLNTDAARYGGSGVQNEGTLAATKAGVNGQPASITVTLPPLGAAFFMPKA comes from the coding sequence ATGACCCCACCTACCTTGCCCCCCGCCCTGAGCGGACTGCTCGGCAGCTGGCTTCCGGGCCAGCGCTGGTTTCCCGTCAAGACGGCTGAGTTCAGCTTTGAACCGGTAGGCGCGCTGAGCCTGGCCCCAGGACGCGTCGACGCCGAGTTTGAGGTCTGGCTGCTCGCGGTCACCTACCCGACGGCGGACGGAAACCGGACCGACGTCGTGCACGTGCCGCTCAGCTTCCGCCATACTCCGTTGCCCGGTGCGGAGTCCGCGCTGGTGGGGGAGACGGACCTGGCCGGCGCCGCACACGGCGACGCGTCGGGAGTGCCGGCTGCGGCGGGGGCCGGTGCTCCGAGTGCCGTGGCCGGGCAGCGCTGGATTTACGACGGCGTCCACGACCCAGGCTTTGTCGCAGCGTGGCTGGACCTCATCCGCAGCGGCGGCACAACCCCGGTGGGCAACGCCGCCGGGCATCTCGTGGCGTCCGGCTTCCGCCTGCCGTTCGCCACCGGCACGGTCAAGGTCCTGTCCGGCGAGCAATCGAACAGTTCGGTGATTGTGCACGACGGCGAATCGGCGGCGATCCTGAAGTTCTTCCGCGTCCTCTCCGAGGGCCAGAACCCGGAAGTTGAAATCGGGGCAGCCCTGACCGCCGGTCGCACGGTGGAGGTCCCGGCCACGCTCGGCTGGGTTACGGGCGAATGGGAGACCCCGACGGGCGACCCGACGGACGGGACCCGGACCGCGCAGGGCGAGCTCGCCGTGGCCCACGAGTTCCTCGCCGGCGGGCTTGATGCCTGGCGTCTGGCCGTCGATGCGGCGAGCCAGGGACGGGACTTCACCGCCGAGGCGCACGCACTCGGCGCAGCCACGGCCACCGTGCACCGGCGGCTGGCCGAGTTCCTCGGCGTGGCCACCGAGGCTGTTCCGGGCGGTGTCATAGCGCCCGGCGTGGCCGAGCGCGTCCGGCAGTCCTGGGCTCAAGCGGGGACCATAGTGGGCGGCTACGACGCCGCCCTCGAGGAACTCCTGCGGCGTCTCCGCGGCTACAGTGCCGGGCCGTTGCAGCGAATCCACGGCGACCTCCACCTGGGCCAAATCCTCCAGGTGCCCGGCGCGGTCGGCGCGGCTCCGCGGTGGGCCATCCTCGACTTCGAGGGCGAGCCGCTGCGGCCCATTTCGGAACGCAACTTCCCCGACGTGCCGCTGCGGGACGTCGTCGGCATGCTGCGGTCCTTTGATTATGCGGCCGGTGCCGCTGTCCGGGAGTCGGCCGACGCGGCGGTCCCTGCGGGCTGGGTGGACGCCTGCGCCGAGGCCTTCCTGGCGGGCTACGCGGAGGTCGTGCCCGGAAGCATCGACCGCGATTCGCCCCTCTTCGTTGCCCTGTGGCTCGACAAGGCGCTTTACGAAGTAATCTACGAATTACGCAACAGGCCGGACTGGCTTTCCATCCCGGTAAACGCATCACGTCGTCTCCTCGGCAGTACAGGCTCCGGCGAACCGGCCGAAGCCGAAGCGGAAGGTATCACAATGACAGGATCAGCACGGATCGATCGGCCCGGAGCTCCGCTCCCCGTGGACGCGGACACCCTCGGGAGGGTCGCGGCGGGCGAGCACCACGCCCCGCACTCAGTCCTCGGCGCACACTTCGATGACCACGGGCACGTCACCATCCGCACCGTGAAGCACCTGGCCGAGGCCGTCAACGTCGTCACCGCGGCCGGCGCGGTCCCCATGGACCACGAGTCCAACGGCGTGTGGGTGGCCGTGCTGGACCCGTTGGAGCCCGGCCATGTGCCGGACTACCGCCTCGACGTGACCTACGAGGGCGAGGGGCCGCTGACCGTCGACGACCCGTACCGCTACCTGCCCACCGTGGGGGAAGTGGACCTTCACCTCATTGGCGAAGGCCGGCACGAGCGCCTCTGGGACGTCCTCGGCGCGCACGTCCAGCACTACAAATCCGTCCGCGGCGACGTCGACGGGGTTTCCTTCGCCGTATGGGCACCGAACGCCCAGGCCGTGCGCGTCAAAGGCGACTTCAACGGGTGGGACGGACGTGAGCACTCCATGCGCTCCCTCGGCTCTTCCGGCGTCTGGGAACTCTTCATCCCCGGCGTTTTGGCAGGGGCGTGCTACAAGTTCGAAATCCGGACCCGGCACGGTTACTGGGTGGAGAAAGCGGACCCCCTGGCGTTCGGCACCGAGGTGCCGCCGCTGACGGCATCCCGGGTCGTGGAACCGTCCTACGTCTTCAAGGACGCCGAGTGGATGGAGACCCGGTCCACCCGGGATCCGCACAACTCTCCGATGAGCGTTTACGAGGTCCACCTCGGCTCCTGGCGGGTCGGCCTTTCCTACCGCGAACTCGCCAAGGAACTCGTCGACTACGTCAAAGAGCTCGGGTTCTCGCACGTTGAATTCATGCCGGTGGCGGAGCACCCCTTCGGCGGGTCCTGGGGTTATCAGGTGACGTCCTATTTCGCTCCGACGTCCCGCTTCGGGCACCCGGACGAGTTCCGGCACCTCGTGGACGAACTGCACCAGGCCGGCATCGGCGTGCTGCTGGACTGGGTGCCGGCCCACTTCCCCAAGGACGAGTGGGCGCTGGCCCGCTTTGACGGCGAGGCCCTCTACGAGCACGCCGACCCGAACCTGGGCGAGCACCCTGACTGGGGCACCCTGATCTTCGACTTCGGCCGCCGGGAGGTCCGCAACTTCCTCGTATCGAACGCCCTCTACTGGCTCGAGGAGTTCCACATCGACGGCCTGCGCGTGGACGCCGTCGCCTCCATGCTCTACCTGGACTACTCCCGCGAGGAAGGCCAGTGGCAGCCGAACCGTTTCGGCGGACGCGAGAACCTCGAGGCCATCTCTTTCCTGCAGGAGGTCAACGCCACCGTCTACAAGACGCACCCCGGGGCCGTCATGATTGCCGAGGAATCCACGGCGTTCCCGGGCGTCACTGCGCCCACCAGCCAGGGCGGCCTGGGCTTCGGCATCAAATGGAACATGGGCTGGATGCATGACTCGCTCAAGTACATGGCCGAGGACCCGTACAACCGCAGGTGGCACCACGGCACCGTCACTTTCTCGATGGTGTACGCGTACACGGAAAACTTCCTGCTGCCGATCAGCCACGACGAAGTCGTGCACGGCAAGGGCTCCATGCTCCGCAAGATGCCGGGAGACCGCTGGCAGCAGCTGGCGAACCTGCGCGCTTTCCTGGGCTACCAGTGGGCGCATCCCGGGAAGCAGCTCATCTTCATGGGTACCGAGTTCGGCCAGGAAGCGGAATGGTCCGAACAGCACGGCCTGGACTGGTACCTGGCTGACATCCCCGCGCACCATGGCGTGCAGCTCCTGACCAAGGACCTCAACGAGCTTTACGCCTCCACCCCGGCCCTGTTCGAGCTCGACAACGATCCCGCAGGTTTCCAGTGGATCGACGGAGGCGACTCGAACCGCAACGTGCTGACCTTCATCCGACGCGACAAGGCGGGTGACCCGGTGGTCTGCGCGTTCAACTTCTCGGGCGCACCGCACGCGGACTTCCTCCTCGGAGTGCCGGCGGAAGGCAGCTGGGAGGAAGTGCTGAACACTGACGCCGCCCGCTACGGCGGCTCGGGTGTGCAGAACGAGGGAACGCTGGCAGCGACCAAAGCCGGAGTGAACGGCCAGCCGGCCTCCATTACCGTCACGCTTCCCCCGCTGGGGGCCGCGTTCTTCATGCCGAAGGCCTAG